One window of the Anaeromyxobacter dehalogenans 2CP-C genome contains the following:
- a CDS encoding SLATT domain-containing protein — translation MVDGLRDALVREAKRVEEDCAYSSKAHYNAADAWSYAHLCIGLPAAFASAVAGVSALKSHEALAAGLAIFVAALTSVGTFLNPERRANSHRLAAAAFHELRNKARTFYEIDAAAVADDSRATKLLKELSGRRDDLNRSSPGIPRWAFERARKGIEAGEATYSVDV, via the coding sequence ATGGTTGATGGACTCAGAGATGCTCTCGTTCGCGAGGCGAAGCGTGTCGAGGAGGACTGCGCCTATTCTTCCAAGGCCCATTACAACGCTGCGGATGCTTGGAGCTACGCCCATCTGTGCATCGGCCTGCCTGCGGCGTTCGCCTCTGCAGTAGCAGGGGTGTCAGCGCTGAAGAGCCATGAGGCGCTCGCCGCGGGTCTAGCAATATTCGTGGCTGCCCTGACGTCCGTAGGTACGTTCCTCAACCCAGAGAGACGCGCCAACTCGCATCGACTCGCCGCTGCAGCGTTCCACGAATTGAGGAACAAGGCCCGTACCTTCTACGAAATCGACGCGGCGGCCGTCGCTGACGACTCACGTGCGACCAAGCTACTCAAGGAGTTGAGCGGGCGACGTGATGACCTGAACCGATCGAGTCCAGGAATTCCTAGGTGGGCGTTCGAGCGCGCGCGAAAAGGCATTGAGGCGGGCGAGGCGACGTACAGCGTCGATGTGTAG
- a CDS encoding nucleotidyltransferase domain-containing protein, translating to MQRAENAWVRAFDDGRTLVVTQAAPNGSKFVAEVWMPTRFEAALRRAKEWASEHPIAAVLVGGILVVAFVVLVAGVARAAERQRIEPEPDGCGPRSLPDPKPAAQATTRSATSADADAARDGISALFTELLASIQPTDADFGRAQSHANSIETALRESFSVNRLSVVGSHSRGTAVRASSDVDYFAVVARDDVRWGDAYTSSETVLKNVRIALQDKFKNTEIRRDLQAVVVRFADGEDPVDVVPAVFLGMSANSRPLYRIPNGKGGWLETSPEGHNKYIHDADKRSGRKLRGTALLLKHWRNCRATAVPIQSFHLELQLAAAGVCRVGMTYAECIAATLERFHVTGCQPIADPLGISGEVPACSTDAKRLAAVDAIRSGLGFATDALASERAGDLVAARRAWRRFFNRAFPA from the coding sequence ATGCAACGTGCCGAGAACGCTTGGGTCCGCGCGTTCGACGATGGGCGGACGTTGGTGGTGACACAAGCAGCACCGAACGGTTCGAAGTTCGTCGCGGAGGTCTGGATGCCGACCCGCTTCGAAGCGGCGCTCCGGAGGGCGAAGGAGTGGGCCTCTGAGCACCCCATCGCAGCCGTACTGGTCGGCGGGATTCTCGTGGTCGCCTTCGTCGTCCTCGTAGCCGGCGTTGCCCGTGCTGCGGAGCGGCAGAGAATCGAACCCGAGCCGGACGGCTGCGGTCCTCGGTCGCTGCCGGACCCCAAACCTGCGGCCCAAGCCACTACTCGCAGTGCAACCAGCGCCGACGCTGACGCGGCGCGCGACGGGATCTCGGCTCTGTTTACCGAACTGCTTGCTTCCATTCAGCCCACTGATGCTGACTTCGGCAGGGCGCAATCACACGCGAATTCGATTGAGACAGCGCTGAGAGAGTCCTTTTCGGTTAACAGACTGTCGGTCGTCGGGAGCCACTCCCGTGGGACTGCCGTAAGGGCGAGCAGTGATGTCGATTACTTCGCCGTCGTCGCCCGCGACGACGTGCGGTGGGGCGACGCCTACACCAGTTCGGAGACCGTACTGAAGAACGTTCGAATCGCTCTTCAGGACAAGTTCAAGAACACGGAAATTAGGAGAGACCTTCAAGCCGTGGTCGTGAGGTTCGCAGACGGCGAAGATCCTGTCGACGTCGTTCCCGCCGTGTTTCTCGGGATGTCGGCCAATTCTAGACCGCTGTATCGGATCCCGAACGGAAAGGGAGGGTGGCTCGAAACAAGTCCGGAAGGCCACAACAAGTACATTCACGATGCGGACAAGAGAAGCGGCCGGAAGCTTAGAGGTACTGCACTGCTCCTGAAGCACTGGCGCAACTGTCGCGCTACCGCCGTTCCGATTCAGTCCTTCCATCTCGAGCTGCAGCTTGCCGCCGCCGGCGTGTGTCGTGTTGGGATGACCTATGCGGAATGCATCGCCGCCACGCTGGAAAGGTTTCATGTTACTGGTTGTCAGCCTATCGCCGACCCGCTCGGCATTTCTGGCGAAGTGCCCGCTTGCTCTACGGATGCAAAGAGGTTGGCAGCGGTCGACGCGATCAGATCAGGCCTCGGCTTTGCCACGGACGCTCTGGCTTCCGAACGCGCCGGCGACCTGGTGGCGGCCAGGCGCGCATGGCGCCGCTTCTTCAATCGAGCGTTCCCTGCATAA
- a CDS encoding helix-turn-helix transcriptional regulator — MVPSHSHSVPACTRHARVLREYTAGVTRDGRAARDGWTSATARGAFSGRHSGTATLGTSRLPTIREVAERLRVSRATVYRLVAEGRIPSVRVSSGAIRVAPDWPAYRGR, encoded by the coding sequence ATGGTCCCAAGCCATTCGCATTCGGTCCCCGCCTGCACGCGGCACGCGCGCGTCCTGCGAGAGTACACGGCGGGAGTGACACGGGACGGCCGTGCGGCTCGTGACGGATGGACGTCCGCAACTGCACGCGGGGCGTTCTCGGGTCGGCATTCAGGCACAGCTACTCTCGGTACGTCCCGCCTCCCGACCATCCGCGAGGTCGCCGAGCGACTCCGTGTGAGCAGGGCAACCGTGTACCGGCTGGTGGCGGAGGGACGAATCCCATCCGTGAGAGTGTCGTCCGGAGCGATTCGCGTGGCACCCGACTGGCCTGCCTACCGAGGAAGGTAG
- a CDS encoding DUF4238 domain-containing protein has product MRCHFVPQSYLRRFLNSENKLECFDFHREFGPTKAKAAKSTSQIEDWYVLKDIDQVPGLELVDEKQIENEFQRLFENDLTAALDRLEAGVLTVEDKRKLAAFVAVQLHRVPISRRYYRDMQRRTDQPLAREEQAQVNAQVVHGFLGTAISAFGLEPFLLQSVWMLVRADAAAPFITSDNPIGVGKHPSNMSFIDELKRRGVSGPELEARRSAYVVSVSPRHVLYVNTSIPAGSDDTIVIPGKWDERRVREYNDSVFRSCLSCAYTVTRELAEDYSRRVRAGDITNDLFVDDPWGEAVRP; this is encoded by the coding sequence ATGCGCTGTCACTTCGTGCCTCAGTCGTATCTGCGGCGATTCCTGAACTCGGAGAACAAGCTCGAGTGTTTCGACTTCCATCGCGAGTTCGGTCCCACGAAGGCCAAGGCGGCGAAGTCCACTTCGCAGATCGAGGACTGGTACGTACTCAAGGACATCGATCAGGTCCCAGGTCTGGAACTCGTCGATGAAAAGCAAATCGAGAATGAGTTTCAGCGGCTGTTCGAGAATGATCTGACCGCTGCGCTCGATCGCTTGGAGGCCGGCGTCTTAACGGTTGAAGATAAGAGGAAACTGGCGGCATTCGTAGCCGTCCAGTTGCATCGGGTTCCGATCTCGCGTCGCTACTACCGCGACATGCAGAGGCGGACGGACCAGCCGCTCGCGCGTGAAGAGCAGGCGCAGGTCAACGCACAGGTCGTTCATGGGTTTCTTGGCACCGCGATAAGCGCCTTCGGGTTGGAGCCGTTCTTGCTGCAGTCGGTGTGGATGCTGGTGCGGGCCGACGCGGCAGCTCCGTTCATCACAAGTGACAATCCGATCGGCGTCGGAAAGCATCCGTCGAACATGTCGTTCATCGACGAACTCAAGAGGCGTGGCGTTTCCGGGCCAGAGCTGGAGGCACGGAGGTCAGCTTACGTAGTCAGCGTCTCGCCGAGACATGTCCTTTACGTGAACACGAGCATCCCCGCGGGTTCCGACGACACAATCGTGATCCCAGGGAAGTGGGACGAGCGGCGCGTGCGCGAGTACAACGACTCTGTCTTTCGGTCGTGCTTGAGCTGCGCCTATACGGTGACACGCGAGCTGGCGGAGGATTACTCCCGCCGCGTCCGAGCAGGTGACATCACGAACGACTTGTTCGTAGACGATCCGTGGGGAGAGGCCGTTCGCCCATGA
- the brxL gene encoding protease Lon-related BREX system protein BrxL: protein MTMTLDHLDQRAAEVFDGYLVRKDLVRKYARQYPVPTYVVEFLLGRYCASTDEKEIAEGLQIVEKQLRDRTVRTGEEELFKARAKEGGTVKLIDIVKARLDAKNDRFVAELPSLALRDVLIDDQFVRENERMLTDGFYAEVTLAYDGVAAQEQGGRPFSIESMRPIQMSKSDVLEVMGKARRAFTTQEWVDFLIRSIGLEPSSLTERAKRVAILRMVPFVERNYNLVELGPRGTGKSHLFQQISPYAHLISGGKATVAKMFVNNATGQRGLVCQYDVVCFDEVSGVSFDQKDGVNIMKGYMASGQFSRGKDNIRAEGGIVMVGNFDVDVEQQQRVAHLLSPLPPEMRNDTAFMDRLHAFVPGWDFPKLNPNDHFTDHFGLVSDFLSECWSKLRSGNRVSVMQGRVHLGGALSGRDIEAVNKTVSGLTKLLFPDPEATVPDEDLEWIARIALESRRRVKEQQKRCFKSEFRNTHFSYMLGSEGVEQFVSTPELHSDEAIESDPLPPGQVWAVSPSSPDAGPGLYRVEVTCGPGAGVKVLNQPTPPTFRESVKVGEQNLYTRAKELVGDRNPREHEFSIQMRALDTDKTGAGLGIPVLVALCGALLGRNTRGGTVVVGALNLGGSIEMIPNAVRVAELAVDKQAQTLLMPVAARRQLNDLPDELWTKLNIEFYKDASDAVFKSLVE from the coding sequence ATGACCATGACCCTGGATCATCTCGACCAGCGGGCGGCCGAAGTCTTCGACGGCTACCTCGTTCGGAAGGATCTCGTTCGTAAGTACGCGCGCCAGTATCCGGTGCCGACCTACGTGGTCGAGTTCCTTCTCGGCCGCTACTGCGCGAGTACGGACGAGAAGGAGATCGCCGAGGGACTCCAGATCGTCGAGAAGCAGCTCCGCGATCGCACCGTCCGCACCGGCGAGGAAGAGTTGTTCAAGGCCCGAGCGAAGGAGGGCGGTACCGTCAAGCTCATCGACATCGTCAAGGCGCGTCTCGATGCGAAGAACGATCGGTTCGTCGCCGAGTTGCCCAGTCTGGCGCTTCGCGACGTTCTCATCGACGACCAGTTCGTGCGTGAGAACGAGCGAATGCTCACCGACGGCTTCTACGCCGAGGTGACGCTGGCCTACGACGGAGTCGCTGCCCAGGAGCAGGGAGGGCGCCCCTTCTCCATCGAGTCGATGCGCCCGATTCAGATGTCGAAGTCTGACGTGCTCGAGGTGATGGGGAAGGCGCGCCGCGCGTTCACGACACAGGAGTGGGTCGATTTCCTCATCCGCTCGATTGGTCTCGAACCTTCCTCGTTGACCGAGCGTGCGAAGCGTGTGGCCATCCTACGCATGGTCCCGTTCGTCGAGCGCAACTACAACCTCGTGGAACTTGGGCCGCGCGGCACGGGCAAGAGCCACCTGTTCCAGCAGATCTCGCCTTACGCGCACCTCATCTCCGGCGGCAAGGCGACGGTCGCCAAGATGTTCGTGAACAACGCGACTGGCCAGCGCGGTCTGGTCTGCCAGTATGACGTCGTGTGCTTCGACGAGGTGTCCGGCGTCTCCTTCGATCAGAAGGACGGCGTCAACATCATGAAGGGCTACATGGCCTCCGGCCAGTTCAGCCGCGGCAAGGACAACATCCGCGCCGAAGGCGGCATCGTGATGGTCGGCAACTTCGACGTTGATGTCGAGCAGCAGCAGCGCGTGGCGCACCTGCTGAGCCCGCTCCCTCCCGAGATGCGCAACGACACGGCGTTCATGGACCGCTTGCACGCCTTCGTACCGGGCTGGGACTTCCCCAAGCTCAACCCGAACGACCACTTCACCGATCACTTCGGCCTTGTGAGCGACTTCCTGAGTGAATGCTGGAGCAAGCTGCGCTCGGGCAACCGCGTCTCGGTGATGCAGGGACGCGTTCACCTCGGTGGCGCGCTGTCGGGTCGTGACATCGAGGCGGTGAACAAGACGGTGAGCGGCCTGACGAAGCTGCTCTTCCCGGATCCTGAGGCGACCGTTCCCGACGAGGATCTCGAGTGGATCGCGCGCATCGCGCTCGAGTCACGCCGCCGCGTCAAGGAGCAGCAGAAGCGCTGCTTCAAGAGCGAGTTCCGCAACACGCACTTCAGCTACATGCTCGGCTCCGAAGGTGTGGAGCAGTTCGTCTCGACACCCGAACTCCACAGCGACGAGGCCATCGAGAGCGACCCGCTTCCGCCTGGCCAGGTGTGGGCTGTGAGCCCATCGAGCCCGGACGCGGGCCCGGGCCTGTATCGCGTCGAGGTCACCTGTGGCCCGGGCGCGGGCGTGAAGGTGTTGAACCAGCCGACGCCGCCCACGTTCCGAGAGAGTGTGAAGGTCGGCGAGCAGAACCTCTACACACGTGCGAAGGAGCTCGTCGGCGACCGAAACCCTCGAGAGCACGAGTTCTCGATCCAGATGCGCGCCCTGGATACCGACAAGACTGGCGCGGGCCTTGGCATTCCGGTGCTCGTCGCATTGTGCGGAGCACTTCTTGGCCGCAACACGCGCGGGGGAACGGTCGTCGTTGGCGCGCTGAACCTCGGCGGGTCGATTGAGATGATCCCGAACGCCGTCCGCGTCGCCGAGCTGGCGGTTGATAAGCAGGCGCAGACGCTCCTCATGCCCGTGGCCGCCCGCCGCCAGCTCAACGACCTGCCCGACGAGCTGTGGACCAAGCTCAACATCGAGTTCTACAAGGACGCGTCCGACGCGGTCTTCAAGTCGCTGGTCGAGTGA
- a CDS encoding TrlF family AAA-like ATPase, with protein MPETSPLQNASALPKGARFCRCAFQVNPAHYSQTFRGSDHGMDERTYVRKLLDRCIDLEIEVIAVTDHNDAGSIAIFQEEARPRGITVFPGFEVASSEGVHVLCLYSPETTDGALQRYLGQLDITKPEPSTSLSKKSFSDLLKCVREQGGVTIAAHVTHDKGLLHTLHGQARVNAWRDPNLVCVQIPGSVDDAPEDKRPILKNQNADYRRETSPDATTAVAIVNAGDVTKPEDLAAPGSTCWVKMTEPSLEGLRQAFLDPVSRIRLGSDPVPEAHAEFVAMSWQGGFLDGRAICFNENLNVLIGGRGTGKSTVIESLRHVLDLEPLGQDAKVAHDGIVKHVLKNGTRISLVVRVHHPARREYVIERTVPNAAVVKDDAGQTLPYRPIDVVPRAQVFGQHEISELTKDGEKLTRLLDRFIAPDDAAQVNKAEKKHGLAESRKSVASAAEELTKVDERLAALPKLEETLKRFQEAGLEEKMKDKSVLIREEQLLKQADGVVNRVRHLATGLRAAVPLDVSFLDSVTDDLPNAERLRGLKATLATLQQVIEQAAAAIEGAVTAVDAERTSFQSEWDKHQKVIDEAYEKTLRELQKAKIDGAEFVRLKKQIEELRPLREQRTVLEKRLSGEREARRIRLVDWDNAKAEQFRALERAAKKVTKRLEGRVRVRVSFAAGREQLMTVLKEKVGGRLSEALETLRMVEQLSLSELAAAGRSGKEALVSKYGLLPTQAEKLAQAPESVWMEVEELDLPATTTIELNTAPDGDEASWQKLEDLSTGQKATAVLLLLLLESDAPLVVDQPEDDLDNRFITESIVPKMREEKRRRQFVFSTHNANIPVLGDAELIVGLAPRSGAGDPEGPLPTKHMGAIDARGVRELVEEVLEGGRRAFELRRQKYGF; from the coding sequence ATGCCCGAAACGTCGCCGCTGCAGAACGCCAGTGCGCTCCCCAAGGGCGCGAGGTTTTGCCGTTGTGCCTTTCAGGTGAACCCCGCCCACTACTCACAGACGTTCCGGGGCAGCGACCACGGGATGGACGAGCGCACGTACGTCAGAAAGCTGCTGGACCGTTGCATCGATCTCGAGATCGAGGTCATCGCGGTCACGGATCACAACGACGCCGGGTCCATCGCCATCTTCCAAGAGGAAGCCAGGCCGCGCGGCATCACGGTTTTCCCCGGGTTCGAGGTTGCCTCGAGCGAGGGCGTGCACGTGCTCTGCCTGTACTCGCCCGAAACGACAGACGGCGCACTGCAGCGCTACTTGGGCCAGCTCGACATCACGAAACCCGAGCCGTCGACCTCGCTCAGCAAGAAGTCGTTTTCGGACCTGCTCAAGTGCGTGCGCGAGCAAGGGGGCGTCACGATCGCCGCACACGTCACCCACGACAAGGGACTTCTTCATACGTTGCACGGCCAGGCACGCGTCAACGCCTGGCGTGATCCGAACCTCGTCTGCGTGCAGATCCCGGGCTCGGTTGATGACGCGCCCGAAGACAAACGCCCCATCCTCAAGAACCAGAACGCCGACTATCGACGTGAGACGAGCCCGGACGCGACGACGGCGGTCGCCATCGTGAACGCGGGCGACGTCACGAAGCCCGAAGACCTCGCGGCACCCGGATCGACGTGCTGGGTGAAAATGACGGAGCCATCGCTTGAGGGGCTCCGCCAGGCGTTCCTCGATCCGGTCTCGCGCATTCGGCTAGGGAGCGACCCCGTTCCGGAGGCGCACGCCGAGTTCGTCGCGATGAGTTGGCAGGGTGGTTTCCTCGACGGCCGCGCGATCTGCTTCAACGAGAACCTGAATGTGCTGATCGGCGGGCGCGGCACGGGGAAGTCGACTGTCATCGAGAGCCTTCGCCACGTGCTCGACCTCGAGCCGCTCGGGCAGGACGCGAAGGTTGCGCACGATGGAATCGTGAAGCACGTGCTGAAGAACGGCACGCGCATCTCGCTTGTGGTTCGCGTTCACCATCCCGCGCGGCGTGAGTACGTCATCGAGCGCACTGTTCCGAACGCGGCGGTGGTGAAAGATGACGCAGGGCAGACGCTCCCGTACAGGCCGATCGACGTGGTGCCGCGCGCGCAGGTGTTCGGCCAGCACGAGATCTCCGAGTTGACTAAGGATGGCGAGAAGCTGACGCGGCTCCTCGACCGGTTCATCGCACCGGACGACGCGGCACAGGTGAACAAGGCCGAAAAGAAGCACGGGCTTGCCGAATCGCGGAAGAGCGTCGCCAGTGCTGCCGAGGAGCTCACGAAGGTCGACGAGAGGCTTGCAGCGCTTCCGAAGCTGGAGGAAACCCTCAAACGGTTTCAGGAAGCGGGCCTCGAAGAGAAGATGAAGGACAAAAGCGTCCTCATTCGTGAGGAGCAGCTCTTGAAGCAGGCGGACGGCGTGGTGAATCGGGTGCGCCATTTGGCGACGGGACTTCGCGCCGCAGTGCCGCTGGACGTGTCATTCCTCGACAGCGTCACGGATGACCTCCCGAACGCCGAGAGGCTGCGCGGCCTGAAGGCGACGCTCGCGACCTTGCAGCAAGTCATCGAGCAGGCAGCGGCCGCCATCGAAGGGGCCGTGACAGCCGTCGACGCTGAGCGGACATCGTTCCAGTCCGAGTGGGACAAGCATCAGAAGGTTATCGACGAAGCGTACGAGAAGACGCTTCGCGAGCTTCAAAAGGCGAAGATCGACGGTGCCGAATTCGTTCGCCTCAAGAAGCAGATCGAGGAACTGCGGCCCCTTCGCGAGCAGCGAACCGTGCTCGAGAAGCGTCTCTCCGGGGAGCGTGAGGCGCGCAGGATCCGTTTGGTTGACTGGGACAACGCTAAGGCCGAGCAGTTCCGCGCTCTCGAGCGCGCGGCAAAGAAGGTGACGAAGCGGCTGGAGGGACGCGTCCGCGTTCGCGTCAGCTTCGCCGCCGGGCGCGAGCAGCTGATGACCGTGCTGAAGGAGAAAGTTGGCGGGCGGCTTTCAGAGGCTCTTGAGACCCTGCGGATGGTCGAGCAACTTTCACTCAGCGAGCTCGCAGCTGCTGGTCGCAGCGGCAAGGAGGCCCTGGTTTCGAAATATGGCCTGCTCCCGACGCAGGCCGAGAAGCTTGCGCAGGCTCCCGAGTCTGTGTGGATGGAGGTCGAAGAGCTGGACCTCCCAGCCACGACGACCATCGAGCTGAACACCGCACCCGATGGCGACGAGGCGAGCTGGCAGAAGCTCGAGGACCTTTCGACGGGCCAGAAGGCCACGGCCGTGCTCCTCTTGCTGCTCCTGGAGTCCGACGCCCCTTTGGTGGTGGATCAGCCGGAGGATGACCTCGACAATCGATTCATCACCGAGAGCATCGTCCCCAAGATGCGCGAGGAGAAGCGGCGTCGGCAGTTCGTATTCTCCACGCACAATGCCAACATCCCGGTGCTCGGCGACGCCGAGCTAATCGTTGGCCTCGCACCGCGTAGCGGCGCGGGCGACCCTGAGGGCCCGCTCCCGACGAAGCACATGGGCGCGATCGACGCCCGCGGCGTTCGCGAACTCGTCGAGGAGGTGCTCGAAGGCGGCCGCCGCGCGTTCGAGCTCCGGCGACAGAAGTATGGGTTCTGA
- a CDS encoding nucleotidyltransferase translates to MATLSSRNQEFLGTLLSEVTQSLDIPEPLRNQAVERYEAVGAWLATEDSELQPFQPKVFPQGSFRLGTVVRPMNRNGAYDIDLVCELLVAKDEITQRDVWSLVGGRLKLNPEFGALTVPSTRCWTLDWSKSFHMDVLPSIPNVEAQPTGILLGDKKLAQWQKSDPIRYADWFKERMRVALRERRAALAESLGASVEDVPEWRVRTPLQRAVQVLKRHRDQTFSGEEDQKPLSIILTTLAALSYDNEPDLVDALIAIVEKMPQYIQVRDGKFFVMNPAEPSENFADRWNEDPKRRQAFLSWLNTLRTDISEWVHSTELKKAYPLLERGLGKEEITRAARTAEERFGMVSTASTLAAAARSQGEDIPHAQVPPWPLILGSNARLSAAVHRSRGGPKISELADQLLPKHVSILFQLETDVPPPCDVYWQVVNTGSEAAAAKGLRGGIELGAMSKWEDTKYRGTHWVEAFVVKRGACVVRTGRRLVRIS, encoded by the coding sequence ATGGCGACGCTGAGTAGTCGAAATCAGGAATTCCTCGGTACGCTCCTGAGCGAAGTCACGCAATCTTTGGACATCCCGGAGCCACTTCGGAATCAGGCCGTCGAGAGATACGAGGCGGTTGGTGCTTGGCTGGCGACCGAGGACTCGGAACTCCAGCCATTCCAGCCCAAAGTCTTCCCTCAGGGGTCATTCCGGCTCGGGACCGTTGTGCGGCCGATGAACCGAAACGGCGCCTACGACATCGACTTGGTCTGCGAGCTCCTAGTCGCGAAGGACGAGATAACGCAGCGCGACGTGTGGTCGCTTGTCGGCGGCCGTCTAAAGCTGAACCCAGAGTTCGGCGCATTGACAGTGCCATCGACTCGGTGCTGGACGCTTGACTGGTCGAAGAGCTTTCACATGGATGTGCTTCCATCGATTCCGAACGTAGAGGCACAGCCCACGGGTATCTTGTTGGGCGACAAGAAGCTGGCTCAGTGGCAGAAGAGCGATCCGATCCGGTACGCGGACTGGTTCAAAGAGCGTATGCGCGTCGCGCTGAGGGAAAGGAGGGCGGCGCTCGCGGAGTCCCTCGGGGCGAGCGTTGAGGACGTTCCGGAATGGCGGGTTCGGACGCCGCTGCAGCGGGCTGTCCAGGTGTTGAAGCGGCACCGCGATCAGACATTTAGCGGGGAGGAGGATCAGAAGCCGCTGTCGATCATTCTGACCACCCTCGCCGCGCTGTCGTACGACAACGAGCCAGATCTGGTCGATGCGCTAATCGCGATCGTTGAGAAGATGCCCCAGTACATCCAGGTGAGGGACGGAAAGTTCTTCGTCATGAACCCGGCGGAGCCAAGCGAAAACTTCGCAGATCGCTGGAACGAGGACCCGAAGCGGCGCCAGGCGTTCCTGAGCTGGTTGAATACGCTGCGGACAGACATTTCGGAATGGGTGCACTCCACCGAGTTGAAGAAAGCATATCCGCTACTTGAGCGAGGGCTCGGGAAAGAAGAGATTACGCGTGCTGCAAGAACGGCCGAGGAGCGGTTCGGGATGGTGTCTACGGCGAGTACGCTTGCCGCGGCCGCTCGGTCCCAGGGTGAAGATATCCCTCATGCGCAGGTGCCGCCGTGGCCCCTGATACTCGGGTCGAACGCCCGCCTGTCTGCGGCGGTTCACCGCAGTCGAGGAGGACCGAAGATCAGCGAACTCGCCGACCAGTTGCTGCCCAAGCACGTGAGCATTCTTTTTCAGCTGGAAACAGATGTACCTCCGCCGTGCGACGTTTACTGGCAGGTCGTGAACACCGGATCGGAGGCCGCTGCGGCCAAGGGGCTCAGAGGAGGTATCGAGCTCGGAGCCATGTCGAAGTGGGAGGATACCAAGTATCGCGGAACTCACTGGGTCGAGGCGTTCGTTGTGAAGCGGGGGGCGTGTGTTGTGAGGACCGGGCGACGGCTTGTGCGGATCTCATGA